GTTTCAGTACCATGAATGGCAATGTCATCTCAGTCTCTCTTCATTTCTTCCCCAGTACGACGGGAATTACAAGGTGAAGATCTTTGAGCGCCCTGACTTTGTGGGCCAGAGTATGGAGCTAAATGAAGACTGCCCAGATCTGCAGGAGCTTTTCCACACCCGTAACATCGCCTCTCTCAATGTCATGGAGGGCTACTGGATGCTGTATGAACATCCCCATTACAGGGGGCGCCAGTACTTCTTGCGTACTGGAGAGTACAGGAGGTACATGGATTGGGGAAGCACCAGTCCCATCTTCGGCTCTCTGAGACGTGTCACTGAGCTCAAGTGATTTCCAGCTTTTCTTTACCCGTATTGAGCCTCACTGTAAGGCTTTCCACTCTCTCGTTTCCCTAATGTCAGCAGTTTGAGTGTggtctcaacactgtggtgtcaaAAGCTGAAATCACACCTTTTTAATGATGGGGGTTTTGGTGCAGCTGATGTTGGGTTCTGGTTTTGTTGGATTGCTGTGCATTGTTGGGTAAAGTTCCTCCCCAACTCAGTGCTCAAgtaatgttcacatttttttttttttttgctttggtCGTCCCATAGCAAAATGGTTTGCCCTGCCAGTCCCCAACCTCCTGTCCTGCTGGAATAACAATAAACGAAAACTTGATGAAAGTCAACTAAAGCGAGCCTTTGTTAATTTTCTACTGACTAATACAGCTGTCACTACAAAAAGATCAGGGGGGATAGTACTTTTCTCTTTAGTATGGTGATTGAACGTTTCATCAGGCCACAGAGTCCGTTGTAGAAGTGTAACCACTGAGGTCCTAGTAAGACCAAGAGTTTCTACAGTTTGCCGTGATATTGTCATTCcacatacacaaaagaaaaattatCAAGGAAACAGAAGCTCATTCTTTGAAGTTAAAGACTAAAGAAAAAGGCTATCTGAGGATGAGCATGTAGGAGTCTTTATGAGATCACATGGTACAGAGTTAGCGCGTTGGGTCCATAAAAGATGCCCATATTAGATCTACATCACAGGGCCAGTGCCAACTCAAAGAGTTGGAGTCAAAGTGGCCTGGTATTAGCCCCGAGCATCAAGCTCTctcagaacaaaaaacaaaacccagtCCACATCCCTGCTCATGCATTTTTCATCAGACCAAGATACTGAAATCCTTTCAGAAATAAATATCAATTATTGAAATTGTTAATTAGACGCTGCGTAATTGGCAAAGatacacatgaataaataactttgaccattaattattaattcaaaaaAATTTGAAGCCCAGTAGGGAGTGCATTTGAGAGTCTCTTAAGATCAAGCACAACAAGAAATATGAGTTTTGGCCTTGAGTAATGTCCAATTAAAGGACTGTCAGCTTTGCTGTACAAGTCCAGTGTTTTGTCCTCATCATTCGTTTTATATTTATGGACAACAATACCCAGAAGACAAGAGAACATCAACAGAGTGCAACATGGGATCCGATCAGCTGGTGTCTGGGGGCCACGTCATAACTGGAAGTTAATTTAAGGCCACGGAAGGGCAGTGCCTTATTAATCAAATGGAAAGGAAGTAGACACTTTAAACATTCACAGAACTCTATAGAAGTCTATAGttatttgtgtttaaagtttatGGTCAAGTCTtgagaaaaataacatgaaaactATGCAAACAGTCTTGCTTAAATATTAAGTACAGTAATGTTGTAAAATCAACTAAGTTCTAATGGATTTTCTACTTATAACATCACTGAAATCTGCCCTTAGTTCAGTTAGTTTTTTAGGAGCCATTAAGTTGACACATCAGTTGAGGACAGAACTGGGGTGAGCAGCATGACAGTATCAACTACAGGGGATCATTAGTGTAACActtttaagataagataaaccTTAATTGATCCCAGCAGGGAAATGTCTTCTCCGTCTAGAACTTCAACATatatttatggatgtttatATGTCATTCATAACATTGAGCATGAGACACTTTGGAAATCATTTCACTTAGAAGTTTGAGAATATGATATACTGTGTCACAGTTTATTGACAAAATATGATGATGTTATTTTATGCAAAAtctaaaacagtgttttcaatAACCTGTCAATCGGTCGGTGTAAATACCGCAACTGGGAACAACACACTTGCACCTGAATAGCTACAGTTACTGTAGCAAACACCTTTGTTGcatgtgatattttaaaaacacaattctaTGCATCAAACAGGCAATACTCAATGTCCCTAGATTGTTTCGTCTCTACCTCAagtcatttatatattttaaatcgCTTCACacataaaaaggacaaaagagtGAGATCCGAGTTTTGTCTCTCGCTTCATCTCTGAACCCTTTGGACTTGGTGATGAGAGGCTGATTGAAGGGTAAGTAGTGCATTTTGGAGAATGAATTCTTTAGATGCtcgaagagagaaagaaaacgaaagaaacagagaaaccaaGAACACAAGCCTGTGATTCCATTATTAGTCTCagttctccttctccctcttttcatttctgatgGCTGGATAATTAAACCTCTATAGTATTGTCTTCCATCTTCCTTGCCCCACTTCCAGCAATGCGAATTCCCCTGTGGGCAAGTTTAAAAAGCCCCTTTTTAGACATCTGTTTTTCAGATCAGTAcggatttttttccccattaatTTGTGTTCTTTGTGAAAGTAGAAACACTAGTGCCAGGACAGAGATGAACacacgtgtaaaaaaaaaacaaaaaaactcaacaatTCAACTGCAAAAATCAAAGTAAGTAAGAAAAACAGcccaaaataaattatatttttcaacaatttcttttttattctacaATACTACTATTAAACAATTCAAACCAATCCGTAAGTGTGCATTGCAAGACATCAGATAGGAGCTCAGAGGCTGGAATGTTACAGAGCTTAATTTAAAAGCAGTCGTGTTCTCCCCTCCAGCTTGAAGGAGGCAGCTTGTCAATTACTGTTCCTGCTCTGACAGGGGCTCTGGGCGCCACAAGGAACAAGCAAGAAGGCAGCAAAGCATGGAAAAATGAGCAAAACTTGTAAcaatgatcaaataaataaaaaagtaaataaaatcgATGCATAAAAGTTGGAGTGTCTTTTAACTTGCGTTGCTATAAAACAGATGTTTCTTATACTATTATaaatgtttgtcacattttaatctCATAATTAAGTTGTAATGCAGAATGCCTTAAAATCTGTAACACCACGACATAGTGAAACAACTATCAAATGCCAGCCTGAAGTGGCATTAGTCCATATCTGAAATAACCTACACCAGCGCTGTAGAAACATACAGAATATTAACCTAGAGTTacagcaagaaaataaaataaatgatgttacATGAACAAAGAAAGCACTTACAGTATAATCAGCATGAAGTGAGCCTTCGATAATAATGTACAATTAAAATTGGAACTTGATTTTTGGAGAGAATAGACCATGATGTacaatatcaaataaataaaatagatttttagataaaatgtacaacatgcaataatgtgtttttattggctACAACAACCTTTACACAATAAAAGGAAAAGTAAATAGATTTTTGGTAGAAATTATTTCCACATTCTTCTTTctcattcactttttttatgatgaaattaaataatGCCTCTGTGAATTAGCATCCCTTTCAAAATCTTGTCCTGAGATTAAAGAATTCAAGCTCTTCAGTTTCCCTTGATAAATGataacaaatgtttatttaacttAAAGTCAAATCTGCTCTTTCTCAGTTTCATTTGATGTATTATTGTGGAGGTACCACATGTTGTGATCACCACATCCTACCTCCTGTCCTACATGAGGGTGATCATATTAAAAAGTATCATATTAAAGCTGAGGtagcatttaaaatgtgtaaactCTTCATCCCGGAACAACAGTATAGTCTGAACAGGGAGAACTCTGGTTGTGCTGATAAAAATGAACCACTGGTGCGTTAAGCGTCTCTCTCCATGCTGTGTGCTTAAGAGGTTTAGAAACAATGACATCAGTCATTATCTGCAACAAAACCCCAGGGGGAGCTGCTGGGCAATGCAAACCATTTCGACCAATGTTAAGGccaagtgtgtgttgtgaaagTCTCTGATCTAGTTGCTGTCCCTCTGCCCAGGAAGAGGCTGCCCAACAGGCAGGTTTTCATGGAGGTACTTCATGGTGCCATGCTCAGAGAAGTCAGCAGCTGTGTGCCCATCACCTCTCAGGACCCACTTTGTGGTGAGCAGTCCCTCAAGGCCAACAGGGCCCCGGGCATGGATACGAGCCGTGCTAATACCTACCTCTGCTCCTAGAGACACAGCCAAAGACAGAGGATGAGAATGACAGCCAGTTAGAACTGTAAACACATCACATGTGTTGAAATAGAGTTGTTAGATATTGACAAATGAACATAAGTAAAAATATGACGGCTATTGCAAACAATTTCTCAGAAAAAGAGGCAAACGATATTGTGATAAGACCACCACGTACCCAGTCCAAAGCGGTAGCCATCAGCAAAACGGGAGCTTGCGTTCCAGAAAACACAGGCActgtccagctgctgcaggaactGCTCCGCCGTGTcctctgtgagagagagagaccacttATTAGTGCTACTAGCTCATGATTTTGGTCTTTCAGGCATTAAagtatgtatctatctatacCACCATTGACACAAACAAGTACATTTTAATTCACTGAGGTACCTCCTGTGCTCACCAGATGGCAGCAGCACATCCTCCACTGCAGGTGACAATAAACGTGAACTGCACACTTTCTCTTGAATTTTTCCAAACACTGCTCACCGTTTCATTCTGAGCACCAAAAGAAACCGCGTAACATATTCTGCGTGTTTGTATTTCAAACCTTTTATGAGGGATTTGTTCCTCAGTCTTTCAATCTTTTTCTTTATATTGTGGTCCATCCATAAGGCCGCTATTTATGTGAAAGTGTCAGAAAAATGGCAAACGTCCACACGCAATATGGCCACAGACTTCAAGAGTTGAGAGAGATGCAGTGAGATGGCTCACTtgaaaaggcagaaaatgtgtttaaacacaACCCAAAgacttttaaactgtgttttagcATCTgctcaacattttaaattaggTCTGTCCCTTAGACTGAAGTCACACGGGGAGGCTGTGCACTCATTCTGAGAACAAAGTGTCGCTACTCATTAGTCACTGTGGCAGAAAGCGAGATGGACATAGGGAGGCAAGAGAGTGAGAAGGATAACTCGATATGAATACCAGACATCTACATGAAGAGGCGAGGAGGGCGGGAAGATTGATGAATTTGACAAGTGAGATATGAAGATATGACCTAAATAAAGGACTAAATCTTTGCTATTTAAAAAGGCAAATTcacagaaggttttttttttaaactaaataaaaaacactatgTGGTGGTGCCACATGGGGCCACCTACCATTTTCTGTGATGATAACGTCTGTGTGGGAGCTGCCATATTTATGAATATGGTCCACAGCCTCCTGCATGCTGTCCACCACCTCCATGCAGCACTCCAGGTCACCGTACTCTATCCGCAGGGACTTTGCCTCTGATGGGCTGAATGTCAGGTAGGAGGCGAACCGAGGGCCTGCATGAATCTTCACCTAGTGACACCACGTAGAGTAAAAGTAAATGAATAAGATAACAAGTGGGAGAacatatgttaaaaaaaacattcggCTTATATTAGATAACTAGTAGTTTAATATCATATTATTTTCTTCTAAAAAAATTCTACTATGACCAAATTTCTTGAGGAGTTATTATaatgatgtgaatgtgtgtatgcattcgCTGCTTCACCCGCTCAGTGCGCAGCATGTCAATGATCTGGTCGAACAGTGGGGTCCTGAGGATGTCTCTGTGGATCAGCAGAGTTTCCATGGCATTACACGCAGCTGGGTAGTCACACTTGGAGTCTCTGACTGGAATGGGTAAATATAAGTCAGTTATGTCAGGCATATTCATAGTTGGTTGTGATCTAACATACTGTGCATGTCTGGCAAGAACCGGCATACCAGCAGTACCACAGACGAGTTAGAAAAACATGatgttatatttgttatattacTTTACTAAAACTGTAGAAATGTACTCAAGAACTTTCACAGTATCAGCAGGGAGATTCAATACAAGCTGACCGATTTTGATGACTTTGTCGATGGCTGCGTCAGCGTCGACGTAGACGTGGCAGATTCCCTCACTGTGACCCAGCACCGGGATGCCCTTGGCCGCCCGCTGAATGTCCCGCACCAGCTGGGATGAACCACGAGGGATAATCAAGTCGATCATCTTGTCCAGTCGGCACAgatcctccacctcctcgcGAGTGCTCACCTTGTGACGGATACAGGTTcgtcaaacacagacatatggATGCACAAATCAGCTTTTCTAAGGCTTAATAAACTGACTatgaaatgtgctatataaggtttgtgttgtcttgtgATAAATGTGTAGGAAACTCATTTTACCAGCTGCACAGCCTCTGTGACTCCATGCATGGAAAGGGCTTCCTGGGTGAGCTGGTGGAGGACACGGTTGGTGTTGGCTGCCTCCTTGCCTCCCTTCAGCAGGAGTGCGTTGCCACTGGCTATGGCCAATGCCGACAcctggagaaaaacacacacagtaggaTTTGTGATATTACTGCGGTTATTTCAAAGTCTTCAAAGTGTTATGGCAGCTCTGCCTGGATACCTGTGGCAGGCAGTCAGGTCGGGCTTCAAAGATGACCAGAAGAACTCCGATGGGCACAGTGATCTGCTCCAGCTCTAGATTGTGAGCCACCCTGGTCCTGCGCAGCACACGACCCACACTGTCCTGGGCGGCCACGGCGATCTGGCGCAGACCTATGGCCAAGCTGTTGAGTTTGGCTGGTGACAAGCTTAGCCGGTTTAGCATGGCTGGTGGCAAATGGCCTGTagaaaggaggaagaacaaGGTTACAGAGGGAAAGGGATACAGTCGCCATCTGGTGGAGGGGGTATGAATTGAGCTATCTATTAGGAGATTTGTACAAAGTTATGTGCAAATATTAGGAAAGCAATGACAATtagattttcttctttcctgccaGAAAATCACATCGAGGCTACACTTTCCTTTGCAAAgtaattaaaaacttaaaacttaaaatagcACTGCAAACTTTGCCAGATGCTACATCTTCTCTAACCCTGACAGTCTGACTCAACATGGTGCTCTGTTACCTGCATTTGCAGCCAAGTCCATGTCCATCTTGTTGGCAGCCAGaatctcttccttcctttcagtCAAAAGCTCAGCTAGATGGCAGATGATCTCACTCCTCTGGCAACCAAGTACAGGCAGAATGAGTATGTAACACATCTACCCACAAGGggtcagtgtttctctgtatatgaggtttttctttttaattgtttaacctgtatttttataaataaactggAATAAATATGGTAAATGACTTAATGATATTAACTGAACAGCAGAATAGAgattcatcttttattttaaaataatgtatcaCCTGGTCTGGGTGCAGAGATGCCAGGGTTCTTCCAGTGTTTCGAGCCATTTCAGTCTGCTGCTCCACAGTTGGGCCTGGTGAAGGATCGGAGATAAGACAAACTTCACTCAGTGCACACTCTAAAACTAATGTAGTTAAAACAGCAGTACAATGAACGCCATGAATCTACCATTTGGTAGCTTATCATCTTCAAACTTTtagagaggtgttgattcaactcTATGATCATTTTGGaggctgtagtttgtttgtCACCTGCAGGTTTGATCTCAGAGAAGAATGTTCCCACTTTCTTGCCTTCTACGATGTCAGTGATGACATGACCTGTTACTTTGGGGTGGGTGCCGTTTGCAATGACCACTGAGGTGCCACCTTGCAGGGCCCAGAGAGCAGCCTTGacctgagaaaaaaacacagaaaggagAGTTCAGAGGGGAAATCTCTCTTTGGTGGAACTTCCAGCAACTCACAGACATCTGAAATGTGAGAAGGAGCCCCAAGTACACATTTGGGGATTTAGCCTTTTACAATGTGCTGAAGAGCATGTGTTTTGTatctaaaataaatcagaacGTACTTTGGCCTCCATCCCTCCAAGCCCAACTCTGGACTTTGTACCATAGATGATGGACTGCTGGTCTCCAGGGTAGAAGATGTCAATGAATTTGGCGTCATCTGTTCCAGGGGGGCTGTCATACAGTCCTAAGAAATCAACAAATCTTACTCAACTTGCTTGCTCATACATGGGTCTAAAATAAACTATGCAGCATGACAGACAAACCTAAAACTTTTctagcacatactgtacactagTACCAGGGTAATTTaactgacaaataaataaattaacagaCTGTAAATAAACTTGGTAAAGTAATTATTCTACAGGTTTTGTGGCAACCCCACAAAACAGGTTTTGTGGCAACCCCATCAGCGTCAATTTCAAACATGAATGCAGAaggtctgtgtttgtctccctctcAGTTGACCCTGAGTGAGGTGTTTGTCGCCGGTGTTGAGCGCAGACAGATGGTGCTGTTACCTAAGAGCTGACACAGACTGTTGTTGTGGTAACACGCATACCTTCCACGTCAGACAGCGCGATGAGCAGGTCAGCCTTCATCTCGACAGCTAGTCGCGCCGCCAGACTGTCGTTATCCTTAATGCTGATCACCTAAGGAATCAGAAAATTGTTCATGTCAGCAGTTGCACAAAGTCAGCTATCTGCCATTTACCCGTCTGGGCTTTCTTAGGATCTAGAGTCTAGCTGatgaatatgaacaaaaaaaaataaacatttacgtAATGTACAATCTGGAGGACAATCAGGGCAAATTTAAGAGATCcagagaaaaagtgaaattgCCCAGAGATCCAGCTTTTCATGCCTGGATGATGAACTCAATACCTCAGACAAACAGCCATATAAAGTTAATCTAAGTTATGCACAGCACAAGAATCTGGCccaaaattaaaatgacagaGGGAGTGAGGTGGAATTATTTCaattgaaaaaaagaagtgttaGTTATTTCTGCAGGTGATCAGGTAGAGGAGGCATCTACCCACAGATGTTAGTCCTGGCTCCTTCCGACAGCACCTCCTGCCTGCATGCActgccatccatccatctccaaCCGTGCATGCACATGCGTTAATGGTTGAGGGCAGAGCTGATGAAGTGAGGCAGGGTGGCAGaggtgttttcagtgtgtgcatgatgtGCACAAATGATAGGAAATACTGTAGCTAATGAACAGTGATTGCCTACACTAAATAAACACCGGCTCTACCGACTCCTTCAGCACCCCAGCTGCCATCGCCACCATCACCACTACCAGCGTCGCCCCCCATGCTATCTGTACCCACATTTACCCCCTGCAGGTCGCTGTTGGGCTCCGGTGGGGGCACCACAGCGTCATTGGTGTTGATGATGGGCACGATGTTCATGCGTAGCAGCTCCTGCAGTGTGCTGTTCAGGTTCTGCCTCTTGTCGTCGTCATGGAAATCCAGATTCGTTACCAGGACCTGACAGCGCAGGGGGTAGGAGACAGCATGAACGATTCAAGCATTTCAAagcaattattttttaaattatcatgTTTTTGAAGTATTTAAGTACCTGTGCAGTGCAAGTACTGTATTGGGTGAACATTGCCTCATACAGGGCCATCAGGCCACTCTGTCCAGCTGCAGCACAGGCCCGAGCCTCCAGCACTGGCAAAGACTGCAACACAAATGCAGCAGACGTCTGGTTACATTTATTCCCTGAGCAAAGACATTTATCTGTCGAGAGAGACACTTCAACATCTCACATTGCAGggaaaacaacacagaacattaagcttcacaaaatgtatttattgaagTATTTTGTATCATATTGTGATATATTGGACAGGTGTCACCAGTACTGTGCATCCACTGTAAgcattctttcttttcttaccATGTCTTTGAGCTGATTGTGTCCCGAGTGCAGAGCCTGTCGGACACTCTGGGACAGCAGGATCTCGTGTCTTAATCTTTGCTTGCCAAAAGCCACTGCTCCGCTGGTGACAATCATCATCTCCCTACCTTGATTCTGCAGCATGGCCACCTGGACAGCAACACAACCAATTAGGATTTATTCACACAGCTGGgttcacatttatttctttatttttgtttttggtttcttcATACTGAagattcatctttaaaaaatatctgtttaacccaaataaaaataaaaaaactaactagccatgatgttattttttgtttgaattatcGATGTGGTGGTTGGTGTGAATGGAATTATGCTTGTGGTGCTCAAAGCAAAAGAAATTACACTTcgtgcagtgtgtttttacattaagAATGTGAATGCTTTTCACTGGAGCTACTTTCTACCAAAGAAACAATCCCTATGAAAACTGTTCACAGCATGTTTGGTGGGTTATCCAGACTAACAAGAACACTGTGCTcaagaaaaatattttgctGTTGAATACTTTATGAATACATCACAACAAAAGCCTGTTTATCTATTGTACTgttgaaagaaatatttctcAAACCCTGGGAAAATAAAGCTGCATGAGCAAACACCACAGAGTgagcaaaatgttctttttgtaATTCAGGTGAACTGTTCTGAATTTTCTTATCTCACAGATGGGTGGTAAAGGAGAggatcagacaaaaaaaataaatatgtcagaGAACTTGAAACAGATGgtgtctgctgcttttcttttctttctacagGACCCAAAAGTTCTCGTGTTGGCCTCTCACCTGCTCCACGATGGATGCCAGCCTTCCCAAGGCCAGGCCGCATTCATCACCACGGGTGACCACGGCACTGCCGAGCTTGACTACGATCCTCTTGGCATGACGCAGTTCACTGCGGTGTGCAAAGGAGCTACCACGGGCTCTCCCCTGGGGAACTGTACATACAGGGAGAAGGTGGTGTGAACATATTTAACTGTTACTCATCGGCAAAACATAAAGAGAAATAACCAGAGCAGTTATTGAGGAGAAAGCCAACTCTGtagtgattaattaattaatcagcaGATGTTAGAGGGTAAACCTGCATTACCATGACTGAGTTTACCTTAGCTCTCATTgaatttacatgtttacatatttaaatctaatgaaaatcaaataagaAAGCAAAATAAGAAGAAACTAGGAATGTAGTTGTGTAGGCAGCACCTTCAGCTATTTGTAGACTTTGCTTTAACACAGATTTCCTGATGTATCAATATATTGGTGTGTACATTTCCACACTAGACCCTGCAAACATTGCATAACTGTGAAAACGAGCATGTTTTGCTTGggtgtttgtttcattgattACACGAGTGAGACAAACAGAgcaaagccccccccccctcctacATCCATCTGTAACCCGGGAAACTAGATAATCACGGCCTTCAAACTGCCACATCAGCAGGGCGAGCAGAAAGGCCTGTGCTGACATTACACATCTCTGTGGAGCAATGAGGCGCATGAGAGAGATGGGCAGAGGCAGACtgacggagggagagagagaggcccaTGACATCTTGTTCAGACTAGACTCGGTCTGAAAAAACTCCCTGCAGGCACAACAACTCAGTCAAAGTTTGCTACAACACTTTGTTACAACAGCAGTTTTTGTAGCGACCTTACCGACTTTGTTAACACAATCATACATGCCCTAGTATTTGGAAACAAGTACCGATTCTGTGAACTGAAGCTAATCATTTACATTATTGATTAATCCTTCTGTTATTTTTCAATTATTCAATAAGTCATGCAGACTGCGAAATGTCAGGCAACGTTTAAAAAAATGCCTCAGGTGACCCCTTCGAATTGATTGTTCTGACAGAGCGACAGtcaaaacaaactattttttaattcacagttacacaaaacaaggaaaagtaaatgtttctgtttggtAAAGGCttaataaatgatcaaaactACTGTTAATTTTATAGCTAACTTTATAACGaacaatatcaatatcaataaacAATTTCCCcacggggattaataaagtatttctgattctgatattttgGACTAATCTGCCGATTATTAATGAATCGCTGAGTCTATAAAACATCCGAATGAGCGAATAACTTCCATCACATGTAGCTAAAAAGCCCGAAGTGATGTCTTAGAATAGtttgtcatgtcatgacaaCACAGAAATGAGTTCACGTGGCACAAAGAAACGcagaaaatctttaaaaactgaGAAGCTACGACTGAAAAAATGTCcattaatcacatttaaagttatacatatatttaatattctgcCAATTGAAGAATTAAGAATGGACAAATCATTTCAGCGATCCTATTGCGTCAGCATCCTCTCTCTGGATGACTGTGACTGCATCATCTACAGTGTGTTTTACGTGTGTTTCTAATGCATCACAATGTGGCTCTGCAGCGTGGCTTGCCTTGTGTCAGTGGTCTGGTGAGCACCCGGCATACGTGTCTCTGTAAATCCAGCGGGCTCCTTGAACACAGGGTCAGCCTTCGCAGCAGCATGGTGTGTTTAATGTGACTTGACTGTCACAataagacacacagagagggagaaaacacacacacacacacacacacacaggatcagcattaaagacattaaactgTGATATTTACCTGAGAAATTAGAGATGTTATATTTAAATGGAAACATGAGGTGTGACCCCTTTCATCCCAAAGTGCAGTCATAATATAATCATGTTAAAGTTATTAGGTTCTTACTTCTTGAAGTCTGAGCTtgtcccgtgtgtgtgtgtgtacctgtcctCTGCACCGTCTTCTTATTGAGTCCTGCTCATCTTCTTTAACCACTTATTCTTTTATTGATCACAGACACTGGAGCAGAGGTGTGGGCTCTGACTCCTCCCCTGACCGACAGAGCTGCTGATGAAACTGTGACAGCAGTTTGCAACAAGAGGGAAAACAAACGTTTCGCC
The nucleotide sequence above comes from Larimichthys crocea isolate SSNF chromosome XVI, L_crocea_2.0, whole genome shotgun sequence. Encoded proteins:
- the aldh18a1 gene encoding delta-1-pyrroline-5-carboxylate synthase isoform X1, coding for MLLRRLTLCSRSPLDLQRHVCRVLTRPLTQVPQGRARGSSFAHRSELRHAKRIVVKLGSAVVTRGDECGLALGRLASIVEQVAMLQNQGREMMIVTSGAVAFGKQRLRHEILLSQSVRQALHSGHNQLKDMSLPVLEARACAAAGQSGLMALYEAMFTQYSTCTAQVLVTNLDFHDDDKRQNLNSTLQELLRMNIVPIINTNDAVVPPPEPNSDLQGVNVISIKDNDSLAARLAVEMKADLLIALSDVEGLYDSPPGTDDAKFIDIFYPGDQQSIIYGTKSRVGLGGMEAKVKAALWALQGGTSVVIANGTHPKVTGHVITDIVEGKKVGTFFSEIKPAGPTVEQQTEMARNTGRTLASLHPDQRSEIICHLAELLTERKEEILAANKMDMDLAANAGHLPPAMLNRLSLSPAKLNSLAIGLRQIAVAAQDSVGRVLRRTRVAHNLELEQITVPIGVLLVIFEARPDCLPQVSALAIASGNALLLKGGKEAANTNRVLHQLTQEALSMHGVTEAVQLVSTREEVEDLCRLDKMIDLIIPRGSSQLVRDIQRAAKGIPVLGHSEGICHVYVDADAAIDKVIKIVRDSKCDYPAACNAMETLLIHRDILRTPLFDQIIDMLRTERVKIHAGPRFASYLTFSPSEAKSLRIEYGDLECCMEVVDSMQEAVDHIHKYGSSHTDVIITENEDTAEQFLQQLDSACVFWNASSRFADGYRFGLGAEVGISTARIHARGPVGLEGLLTTKWVLRGDGHTAADFSEHGTMKYLHENLPVGQPLPGQRDSN
- the aldh18a1 gene encoding delta-1-pyrroline-5-carboxylate synthase isoform X2, translating into MLLRRLTLCSRSPLDLQRHVCRVLTRPLTQVPQGRARGSSFAHRSELRHAKRIVVKLGSAVVTRGDECGLALGRLASIVEQVAMLQNQGREMMIVTSGAVAFGKQRLRHEILLSQSVRQALHSGHNQLKDMSLPVLEARACAAAGQSGLMALYEAMFTQYSTCTAQVLVTNLDFHDDDKRQNLNSTLQELLRMNIVPIINTNDAVVPPPEPNSDLQGVISIKDNDSLAARLAVEMKADLLIALSDVEGLYDSPPGTDDAKFIDIFYPGDQQSIIYGTKSRVGLGGMEAKVKAALWALQGGTSVVIANGTHPKVTGHVITDIVEGKKVGTFFSEIKPAGPTVEQQTEMARNTGRTLASLHPDQRSEIICHLAELLTERKEEILAANKMDMDLAANAGHLPPAMLNRLSLSPAKLNSLAIGLRQIAVAAQDSVGRVLRRTRVAHNLELEQITVPIGVLLVIFEARPDCLPQVSALAIASGNALLLKGGKEAANTNRVLHQLTQEALSMHGVTEAVQLVSTREEVEDLCRLDKMIDLIIPRGSSQLVRDIQRAAKGIPVLGHSEGICHVYVDADAAIDKVIKIVRDSKCDYPAACNAMETLLIHRDILRTPLFDQIIDMLRTERVKIHAGPRFASYLTFSPSEAKSLRIEYGDLECCMEVVDSMQEAVDHIHKYGSSHTDVIITENEDTAEQFLQQLDSACVFWNASSRFADGYRFGLGAEVGISTARIHARGPVGLEGLLTTKWVLRGDGHTAADFSEHGTMKYLHENLPVGQPLPGQRDSN
- the crygmx gene encoding crystallin, gamma MX is translated as MSKIIFYEDRNFQGRHYECSGDCSEMQTYFTRCNSIKVESGCWVAYEKPNFGGYQYMLFKGEYPDYQRWSGFNDCIRSCRMVPNYDGNYKVKIFERPDFVGQSMELNEDCPDLQELFHTRNIASLNVMEGYWMLYEHPHYRGRQYFLRTGEYRRYMDWGSTSPIFGSLRRVTELK